The following proteins are co-located in the Pirellulales bacterium genome:
- a CDS encoding HPr family phosphocarrier protein: protein MTIKGKEGLHFRPAQLLVQLALTFESEIEVAYEEMRVDGKSIMHLLTLGAGPGANVRLIARGADAVEAIDALSRLVESDFDQQQVTSRDGAADGSS from the coding sequence GTGACCATCAAAGGGAAGGAAGGCCTGCACTTCCGCCCCGCGCAACTGCTGGTGCAACTGGCGTTGACGTTTGAATCAGAGATCGAAGTCGCGTACGAAGAGATGCGCGTCGACGGCAAGAGCATCATGCACCTGTTGACCTTGGGCGCCGGCCCGGGGGCCAACGTGCGGCTCATCGCCCGCGGCGCCGACGCCGTCGAGGCGATCGATGCGTTGTCGCGGCTCGTGGAAAGCGACTTCGATCAGCAGCAAGTCACCAGTCGCGACGGCGCGGCGGACGGTTCGTCCTGA
- a CDS encoding tetratricopeptide repeat protein: MLPQLRQRLMRTRCEAEGYLELGMPRHALAALQRQGKLVHGDARGCYLMGEALRELHRYRHAIYPLRRSLDLIPDDVDVHVALAWCCKRIGRLDQAIETLEHALEIEPGSAILHYNMACYWSLARDRRRTLQHLAAALEIDGNFRDFVCSEPDFDPMRADPLFQCLTAWPSQT; the protein is encoded by the coding sequence ATGCTCCCTCAACTCCGCCAGCGCTTGATGCGCACCCGCTGCGAAGCGGAAGGGTATCTCGAACTCGGCATGCCCCGGCACGCGCTGGCTGCGCTGCAACGGCAGGGGAAGCTCGTCCACGGCGACGCCCGCGGATGTTACCTCATGGGCGAAGCGCTGCGCGAGCTGCACCGCTACCGGCATGCGATCTACCCGCTCCGGCGGAGCTTGGATCTGATCCCCGACGACGTCGACGTCCACGTCGCGCTCGCTTGGTGCTGCAAACGGATCGGGCGGCTCGATCAGGCGATCGAGACGCTCGAGCACGCGCTGGAGATCGAGCCGGGATCGGCGATCCTCCACTACAACATGGCGTGCTACTGGAGCCTCGCCCGCGATCGCCGCCGCACGCTGCAACACCTTGCCGCCGCGCTGGAAATCGACGGCAACTTCCGGGACTTCGTCTGCAGCGAACCCGACTTCGACCCGATGCGCGCCGACCCGCTGTTCCAGTGCCTGACGGCGTGGCCGTCGCAGACGTAG
- the raiA gene encoding ribosome-associated translation inhibitor RaiA: MQISISTRHGSLSEASREKLAAKAEKLTRFFDRVTAIEMTVDLKDQQKPKVDLLVSVEHLQDLVAHEQAENLLSAVESAVQKIEQQLRKHKERIHERSRDPDARRHEPPIAVDDNADENEE, from the coding sequence GTGCAGATCAGCATCTCGACCCGACATGGCAGCCTCAGCGAGGCGTCCCGCGAGAAACTTGCGGCCAAGGCGGAGAAGCTGACGCGGTTCTTCGATCGGGTGACCGCGATCGAGATGACGGTCGATCTCAAGGACCAGCAGAAGCCGAAGGTCGATTTGCTGGTTTCGGTCGAGCATTTGCAGGACTTGGTCGCGCACGAGCAGGCGGAGAACCTGTTGTCGGCGGTCGAGTCGGCCGTGCAGAAGATCGAGCAGCAGCTTCGCAAGCACAAGGAACGAATCCACGAGCGCAGTCGCGACCCGGACGCGCGCCGGCACGAGCCGCCGATCGCGGTCGATGACAATGCAGACGAGAACGAGGAGTAG
- a CDS encoding PTS sugar transporter subunit IIA, protein MKFVDFICREAIRTNIEADAKEDVIRQMAASLLEAKKISQDQFEGIVEAILKREELGSTGIGRGVAVPHTKHPSVGELVGAVAVSDEGVDFDSLDGEKVHLLFMLVSPPDRPGDHLRALENISRQLRDDTFCRFLQQTKDPADVWQLLEEADNNQFGK, encoded by the coding sequence ATGAAGTTCGTTGACTTTATTTGCCGCGAGGCCATCCGCACGAATATCGAGGCCGATGCGAAGGAGGACGTCATTCGCCAAATGGCCGCGTCGCTCCTGGAAGCCAAGAAGATTTCTCAGGATCAGTTCGAGGGGATCGTCGAAGCGATCCTCAAGCGCGAGGAGTTGGGCAGCACCGGCATCGGCCGGGGCGTGGCCGTCCCCCACACCAAGCATCCCAGCGTCGGGGAGCTGGTCGGCGCCGTGGCGGTGAGCGACGAGGGGGTCGACTTCGACAGCCTCGACGGCGAGAAGGTGCATCTGCTGTTCATGCTGGTTTCGCCCCCCGATCGTCCCGGCGATCACCTGCGTGCGCTGGAGAACATTTCGCGTCAGTTGCGCGACGACACGTTTTGCCGATTCCTGCAGCAGACGAAGGACCCGGCCGACGTGTGGCAACTGTTGGAAGAAGCCGACAACAACCAATTTGGCAAGTGA